A genomic window from Klebsiella quasipneumoniae subsp. quasipneumoniae includes:
- a CDS encoding OmpA family lipoprotein encodes MKKRVLMIAALVSGALAVSGCTTNPYTGEREAGKSGIGAGIGSLVGAGVGALSSSKHDRGKGALIGAAAGAALGGGIGYYMDVQEAKLRDKMQGTGVSVTRNGDNIVLNMPNNVTFDSNSANLKPAGANTLTGVAMVLKEYEKTAVNVVGYTDSTGSKDLNMRLSQQRADSVASALITQGVAANRIRTTGMGPANPIASNSTAEGKAQNRRVEITLSPLQ; translated from the coding sequence ATGAAAAAACGCGTACTTATGATTGCGGCTCTGGTCAGCGGCGCCCTGGCCGTTTCCGGCTGCACCACCAACCCCTATACCGGTGAGCGTGAAGCAGGCAAATCCGGTATTGGCGCAGGTATTGGCTCCTTAGTGGGCGCTGGCGTCGGCGCGCTTTCCTCCTCCAAACACGACCGCGGCAAAGGCGCGCTGATTGGCGCAGCGGCAGGCGCGGCGCTGGGCGGCGGCATTGGCTACTACATGGACGTGCAGGAAGCGAAGCTGCGCGACAAAATGCAGGGAACCGGGGTCAGCGTGACGCGAAATGGTGACAACATCGTGCTGAACATGCCGAATAACGTCACTTTCGACAGCAACAGCGCCAACCTGAAACCGGCCGGCGCCAACACCCTGACCGGCGTGGCCATGGTGCTGAAAGAGTATGAGAAAACCGCCGTTAACGTCGTCGGCTACACCGACAGCACCGGCAGTAAGGACCTGAATATGCGTCTGTCGCAGCAGCGTGCTGACAGCGTCGCCAGCGCGCTGATCACCCAGGGCGTGGCGGCCAACCGCATTCGCACCACCGGCATGGGCCCGGCGAACCCCATCGCCAGCAACAGCACGGCGGAAGGCAAGGCGCAGAACCGTCGCGTGGAAATCACCCTCAGCCCGCTGCAATAA